In the genome of Kitasatospora cineracea, one region contains:
- a CDS encoding uracil-DNA glycosylase — translation MAARPLHEIVEPGWAQALEPVAGQVAAMGDFLRAELAAGRTYLPPGPQILRAFQQPFADVRVLIVGQDPYPTPGHAVGLSFSVAPGVRPPYSLENIYRELNQDLGLPVPSSGDLTPWTQQGVLLLNRALTTQARVTNAHRGKGWEAVTDQAIRALAARGGPLVAILWGRPARELRPLLGQVPSIESAHPSPRSADGGFFGSRPFSRANDLLVRQGGRPVDWRLA, via the coding sequence ATGGCTGCTCGACCCTTGCACGAAATCGTTGAACCCGGCTGGGCCCAGGCCCTCGAGCCGGTCGCCGGACAGGTCGCCGCGATGGGCGACTTCCTGCGCGCCGAACTCGCGGCCGGACGCACCTACCTGCCGCCCGGCCCGCAGATCCTGCGGGCCTTCCAGCAGCCGTTCGCGGACGTCCGGGTGCTGATCGTCGGACAGGACCCGTACCCGACGCCCGGGCACGCGGTGGGGCTCAGCTTCTCGGTGGCGCCCGGGGTCCGGCCGCCGTACAGCCTGGAGAACATCTACCGGGAGCTGAACCAGGACCTCGGCCTGCCGGTGCCGTCCAGCGGCGACCTCACCCCCTGGACGCAGCAGGGCGTCCTGCTGCTCAACCGGGCGCTCACCACCCAGGCCCGGGTGACCAACGCGCACCGCGGCAAGGGCTGGGAGGCCGTCACCGACCAGGCGATCCGGGCGCTGGCGGCCCGCGGCGGCCCGCTGGTGGCCATCCTCTGGGGCCGTCCCGCCCGCGAACTGCGGCCGCTGCTCGGCCAGGTGCCCAGCATCGAGTCCGCCCACCCCAGCCCCCGTTCCGCGGACGGCGGCTTCTTCGGCTCCCGGCCGTTCAGCCGGGCCAACGACCTGCTGGTCCGGCAGGGCGGCCGGCCCGTGGACTGGCGGCTGGCCTGA
- a CDS encoding amidohydrolase family protein, whose amino-acid sequence MTDRAVLHIKGRVLVGPDDVRDELWSVDGRVTFERPAAEPSATLTGWALPGLVDAHCHVGLDAHGAVDRDTSEKQALTDRDAGTLLIRDAGSAADTRWIDDREDLPKLIRAGRHIARTRRYIRNYAHEIEPGDLAAYAAAEARRGDGWVKLVGDWIDRGAGDLAACWPGDALAEAIAAAHAEGARVTAHCFATESLPDLLAAGIDCVEHATGLTEELIPAFAERGVAIVPTLVNIATFPKLADGGEAKFPAWSAHMRRLHARRYDTVGAAHDAGIPVYVGTDAGGSLAHGLVAEEVLELTRAGLTPVEALAAATWSARSWLGRPGLTEGAPADLVLYEADPRADLRVLAAPTRVVLNGRVA is encoded by the coding sequence ATGACAGACCGTGCGGTGCTGCACATCAAGGGCCGGGTGCTGGTCGGCCCCGACGACGTCCGGGACGAACTCTGGTCCGTGGACGGGCGGGTGACCTTCGAGCGCCCCGCCGCCGAGCCGTCCGCCACCCTCACCGGCTGGGCGCTGCCCGGCCTGGTCGACGCGCACTGCCACGTCGGCCTGGACGCGCACGGCGCCGTCGACCGCGACACCAGCGAGAAGCAGGCGCTCACCGACCGGGACGCCGGGACCCTGCTGATCCGCGACGCGGGCTCCGCCGCCGACACCCGCTGGATCGACGACCGCGAGGACCTCCCGAAGCTCATCCGGGCCGGGCGGCACATCGCCCGCACCCGCCGCTACATCCGCAACTACGCGCACGAGATCGAGCCCGGCGACCTCGCCGCGTACGCGGCCGCCGAGGCCCGCCGCGGCGACGGCTGGGTCAAGCTGGTCGGCGACTGGATCGACCGCGGCGCGGGCGACCTCGCCGCCTGCTGGCCCGGCGACGCCCTCGCCGAGGCGATCGCCGCCGCCCACGCCGAGGGCGCCCGGGTCACCGCGCACTGCTTCGCCACCGAGTCGCTGCCCGACCTGCTGGCCGCCGGCATCGACTGCGTCGAGCACGCCACCGGGCTGACCGAGGAGCTGATCCCGGCCTTCGCCGAACGCGGCGTCGCCATCGTCCCCACCCTGGTCAACATCGCCACCTTCCCGAAGCTCGCCGACGGCGGCGAGGCCAAGTTCCCGGCCTGGTCCGCGCACATGCGCCGGCTGCACGCCCGCCGCTACGACACCGTCGGCGCCGCGCACGACGCCGGCATCCCGGTCTACGTCGGCACCGACGCGGGCGGCTCGCTTGCCCACGGCCTGGTCGCCGAGGAGGTCCTCGAACTGACCCGCGCCGGGCTCACCCCCGTCGAGGCCCTCGCCGCCGCCACCTGGTCGGCCCGCAGCTGGCTCGGCCGCCCCGGCCTGACCGAGGGCGCCCCCGCCGACCTCGTCCTCTACGAGGCCGACCCCCGCGCCGATCTGCGGGTGCTGGCCGCGCCGACCCGCGTGGTGCTCAACGGGCGGGTGGCGTGA
- a CDS encoding aminotransferase class V-fold PLP-dependent enzyme → MLLDLPPMTADRFAAIEDGVAALLRTRNDVIVTQGEALLPLEAAVKGAAHPGSTALNVVTGPYGQTFGGWLRDAGAEVVDLVVPYDAAAGAEQVAAALNSHPEIDFVSLVHSEAATGNTNPVAEIAEVVRQHGALLMLDAVASVAAEPLPTDEWGVDLCVIGGQKAMGGPAGVSAVSVSERAWQRIAANPAAPRRSYLSLLDWKERWTDAGRTQLPHAPAQLEMLALEECLAAIEAETLDAVIARHRAAAAATRAGALALGTLAPYVRRPEHAAPVATTLRTPEGVDAAALAAELRRHAPQLPVQAGGGPLAATMLRLNHYGPAATPETVIAALELLAQATGAPAAAAVAAATGAWEQAISS, encoded by the coding sequence ATGCTGCTCGACCTCCCCCCGATGACCGCCGACCGGTTCGCCGCGATCGAGGACGGGGTGGCGGCCCTGCTGCGCACCCGCAACGACGTGATCGTCACCCAGGGCGAGGCGCTGCTCCCGCTGGAGGCCGCCGTCAAGGGCGCGGCGCACCCGGGCTCGACCGCGCTGAACGTCGTCACCGGCCCGTACGGGCAGACCTTCGGCGGCTGGCTGCGCGACGCCGGGGCGGAGGTCGTCGACCTGGTGGTGCCGTACGACGCGGCGGCGGGCGCCGAGCAGGTCGCCGCGGCGCTGAACTCGCACCCGGAGATCGACTTCGTCTCCCTGGTGCACTCCGAGGCCGCCACCGGCAACACCAACCCGGTCGCGGAGATCGCCGAGGTGGTCCGGCAGCACGGCGCACTGCTGATGCTGGACGCGGTGGCCTCGGTGGCCGCCGAGCCGCTGCCCACCGACGAGTGGGGCGTCGACCTGTGCGTGATCGGCGGCCAGAAGGCGATGGGCGGCCCGGCCGGCGTCTCCGCGGTGTCGGTGAGCGAACGCGCCTGGCAGCGGATCGCCGCCAACCCGGCCGCGCCGCGCCGCTCCTACCTCTCCCTGCTGGACTGGAAGGAGCGCTGGACCGACGCCGGCCGCACCCAGCTCCCGCACGCCCCGGCCCAGTTGGAGATGCTGGCGCTGGAGGAGTGCCTGGCCGCGATCGAAGCCGAGACCCTGGACGCGGTGATCGCCCGCCACCGCGCCGCGGCCGCCGCCACCCGCGCGGGCGCCCTCGCCCTCGGCACCCTCGCCCCCTACGTCCGGCGCCCCGAGCACGCCGCCCCGGTCGCCACCACCCTGCGCACCCCCGAAGGCGTCGACGCCGCCGCCCTGGCCGCCGAACTCCGCCGCCACGCACCCCAGTTGCCCGTCCAGGCGGGCGGCGGCCCGCTGGCCGCCACCATGCTCCGGCTCAACCACTACGGCCCGGCCGCCACCCCGGAGACCGTCATCGCCGCCCTGGAACTCCTCGCCCAGGCCACCGGCGCCCCGGCCGCGGCGGCGGTCGCGGCGGCCACCGGGGCGTGGGAGCAGGCGATCAGCTCCTGA
- a CDS encoding SMI1/KNR4 family protein, which yields MTLDLPRDLPAALTDRTAAWRLIARVAAFWDAPLRPQDGCPEAELDAAEARLGLRLPAALREAYRLFGNRPDLTGNQDTLLTPDRLYVDLDCLVYRVENQSCAYWGVPLAALGQDDPPTVVWPDTDAPRTEPWTARFSTECLAVVLTEPLFDEDAYVDAGEVDPASLTGWTELPRLYEPGIDTRFFARPDALLAVQGDSWLALRATSEEALDALCEQIEVSWLRS from the coding sequence ATGACGCTCGACCTCCCCCGCGACCTGCCCGCCGCCCTCACCGACCGCACCGCCGCCTGGCGGCTGATCGCCCGGGTCGCGGCCTTCTGGGACGCCCCGCTGCGCCCGCAGGACGGCTGCCCGGAGGCCGAACTCGACGCCGCCGAGGCCCGCCTCGGCCTGCGCCTGCCCGCCGCCCTGCGCGAGGCGTACCGGCTGTTCGGCAACCGCCCCGACCTCACCGGCAACCAGGACACCCTGCTGACGCCCGACCGCCTGTACGTCGACCTGGACTGCCTGGTCTACCGGGTCGAGAACCAGTCCTGCGCCTACTGGGGCGTCCCGCTCGCCGCCCTCGGCCAGGACGACCCGCCGACCGTCGTCTGGCCGGACACCGACGCCCCGCGGACCGAGCCCTGGACGGCCCGGTTCTCCACCGAGTGCCTGGCCGTCGTCCTCACCGAGCCGCTGTTCGACGAGGACGCGTACGTGGACGCGGGCGAGGTCGACCCGGCCTCCCTGACCGGGTGGACCGAACTGCCGCGCCTGTACGAGCCCGGGATCGACACCCGTTTCTTCGCCCGCCCGGACGCCCTGCTGGCGGTGCAGGGCGACTCCTGGCTGGCGCTGCGGGCCACCAGCGAGGAGGCGTTGGACGCGCTGTGCGAGCAGATCGAGGTCTCCTGGCTCAGGAGCTGA
- a CDS encoding TauD/TfdA family dioxygenase, with protein sequence MSVPNPYWLRDNCPCTECRDPRGGQKRFQIGDLPDGLTAVGAVEDATGLAVHWSDGHRSHYPAGWDAPAAPDERTEHAKRLWRAADFARGLPEADWAAYLADPEERIAVLAAVRRSGFALLRGVPAEPGRVLEVARSFGYVRETNYGELFDVRVEPDPANLAFTGLAIAPHTDNPYRDPVPTLQLLHCLRNDCAGGDSGLVDGFRAADLLRAEDPAAFALLARTPVPFRYRDRGTELAAEKPLIGLDPRGAIREVRFNNRSTDTAALRALSPAGLDAFYAAYRRFAAITLRPDLRLDFRLAPGDCLLFDNTRLLHARTAFETGDDSGDGTGHRHLQGCYADLDALSSTLAVLRRRTAALDELEELFEGEGAGEYLGEAVTLAAHMLQAAALARTAGAPPALVAAALLHDTGHFRGSGRELMAGTDNRHGATAAARLAPHFPPAVTEPVRLHVDAKRYLCATEPGYLDRLSPASVHTLALQGGPMSPAEAAAFAAHPFSADAVAVRRWDEAAKDPAAATPSFAEFRPLLLDSMR encoded by the coding sequence ATGTCCGTGCCCAACCCTTACTGGCTGCGCGACAACTGCCCGTGCACCGAGTGCCGAGACCCGCGCGGCGGGCAGAAGCGCTTCCAGATCGGCGACCTGCCCGACGGCCTGACCGCCGTCGGGGCCGTCGAGGACGCCACCGGCCTGGCCGTGCACTGGTCCGACGGCCACCGCTCGCACTACCCGGCCGGCTGGGACGCGCCCGCCGCCCCCGACGAGCGCACCGAGCACGCCAAACGGCTGTGGCGGGCCGCCGACTTCGCCCGCGGCCTGCCCGAGGCCGACTGGGCCGCGTACCTGGCCGACCCGGAGGAGCGGATCGCGGTGCTGGCGGCCGTCCGCCGCTCCGGCTTCGCGCTGCTGCGCGGCGTCCCGGCCGAGCCGGGGCGGGTGCTGGAGGTCGCCCGCAGCTTCGGGTACGTCCGGGAGACCAACTACGGCGAGCTGTTCGACGTCCGGGTCGAGCCCGACCCGGCGAACCTGGCGTTCACCGGCCTCGCCATCGCCCCGCACACCGACAACCCCTACCGGGACCCGGTGCCCACCCTGCAGCTGCTGCACTGCCTGCGCAACGACTGCGCGGGCGGCGACTCCGGCCTGGTCGACGGCTTCCGGGCCGCCGACCTGCTGCGGGCGGAGGACCCGGCCGCGTTCGCGCTGCTGGCCCGTACGCCGGTGCCGTTCCGCTACCGCGACCGGGGCACCGAACTCGCCGCCGAGAAGCCGCTGATCGGTCTCGACCCGCGCGGCGCGATCCGCGAGGTCCGCTTCAACAACCGCTCCACCGACACCGCCGCGCTGCGCGCCCTGTCCCCCGCCGGGCTGGACGCCTTCTACGCCGCCTACCGCCGGTTCGCCGCGATCACCCTGCGCCCGGACCTGCGGCTGGACTTCCGGCTCGCCCCCGGCGACTGCCTGCTCTTCGACAACACCCGGCTGCTGCACGCCCGCACCGCCTTCGAGACCGGCGACGACAGCGGCGACGGCACCGGCCACCGCCACCTCCAGGGCTGCTACGCCGACCTCGACGCGCTCTCCTCCACCCTGGCCGTGCTGCGCCGCCGCACCGCCGCCCTGGACGAACTCGAGGAACTGTTCGAGGGCGAGGGCGCCGGCGAGTACCTCGGCGAGGCCGTCACCCTGGCCGCCCACATGCTGCAGGCCGCCGCCCTGGCCCGCACCGCGGGCGCCCCGCCCGCCCTGGTGGCCGCCGCCCTGCTCCACGACACCGGCCACTTCCGGGGCAGCGGACGGGAGTTGATGGCCGGCACCGACAACCGCCACGGCGCCACCGCCGCCGCCCGGCTGGCCCCGCACTTCCCGCCCGCCGTCACCGAGCCGGTCCGCCTGCACGTCGACGCCAAGCGCTACCTGTGCGCCACCGAACCCGGCTACCTCGACCGCCTCTCCCCCGCCTCCGTCCACACCCTGGCCCTCCAGGGCGGCCCGATGTCCCCGGCCGAGGCCGCCGCCTTCGCCGCCCACCCGTTCAGCGCCGACGCCGTCGCCGTCCGCCGCTGGGACGAGGCCGCCAAGGACCCGGCCGCCGCGACCCCCTCGTTCGCCGAATTCCGGCCGCTGCTCCTGGATTCGATGCGCTAG
- a CDS encoding PP2C family protein-serine/threonine phosphatase, whose amino-acid sequence MTLELPGGEPEVAALTAFLGQLFRALGLSLTRYAARCNRDKGSVSRYLSGARIAPKDFVDELLRQVAETTGQSVSPDVQEHAHRLRMAALRVRNASRHEVEELRERLGAAERELQLAGVRERHLLRSLQATEAQAAQAEQRYRQLETDRAAARYETGPGALERRSDGSGADFAREELRELKRELDLLRAELARAQGLRHDAEEQCVRLEARLLAAEAALATQRARREREFDYRAELESPAAVLTREFARTVGTGADPETTAAELCAVFVPGWAAAAAVEVRAAFVGEDGAPDGWTPDGLLLHRLGTAGAAGEDRARVVVPRVQAERILREGAPVHAESPEGPVLALPLAVRGEVFGVLRLFGGAGGDGGRAAYGRAEAELLAGLAERGALLLDSARMHRAEARLARALQRSMIPDTLPGTPWARPAHRFRPGGHRGGAGGDWVDAVPLHGNRIALVVGAVLGHGLPAVQAMSRLRAGVQAFTLLDVPPARLLRHLDDLAQRLGDDHLATCLYAVYDPVARTCELASAGHLPPVLLHPGGGSTEVALPANAPIGVGGVPFAARTIEVPDGSVLVLCSGNRVELADHCAGLTGSGWLPEQVCDFVLEAPGAVERRDDLAVLAAAFDGAPRAEEERYEILPRPVEVPLLRRLVRRQLAAWGLGSIADTATLLVGELATDAVAAAEETIGLRLVWTDRLLVEITDDQRELPALAEVDPLAEEGAGRGLLLLSRLADRWGAERSAYGRKVWFELSPLRG is encoded by the coding sequence ATGACGCTCGAACTGCCGGGCGGTGAGCCGGAGGTGGCGGCCCTGACCGCCTTCCTGGGCCAGCTGTTCCGGGCCCTCGGCCTCTCGCTCACCCGGTACGCCGCCCGGTGCAACCGCGACAAGGGCAGCGTCTCGCGCTACCTGAGCGGCGCCCGGATCGCCCCGAAGGACTTCGTCGACGAACTGCTCCGGCAGGTCGCCGAGACCACCGGGCAGTCGGTCTCGCCGGACGTCCAGGAGCACGCCCACCGGCTGCGGATGGCGGCGTTGCGGGTGCGCAACGCCTCCCGGCACGAGGTCGAGGAGCTCCGCGAGCGGCTCGGCGCGGCCGAACGCGAACTCCAGCTGGCGGGCGTCCGGGAACGGCACCTGCTGCGCTCCCTGCAGGCCACCGAGGCGCAGGCCGCGCAGGCCGAACAGCGCTACCGGCAGTTGGAGACCGACCGGGCCGCCGCCCGCTACGAGACCGGCCCCGGCGCGCTGGAGCGCCGGTCGGACGGATCCGGCGCCGACTTCGCCCGGGAGGAACTGCGGGAACTGAAACGGGAGTTGGACCTGCTGCGGGCCGAACTCGCCCGGGCCCAGGGGCTGCGCCACGACGCCGAGGAGCAGTGCGTCCGGCTGGAGGCCCGGCTGCTCGCCGCCGAGGCCGCGCTCGCCACCCAACGGGCCCGCCGGGAGCGGGAGTTCGACTACCGGGCGGAGCTGGAGTCGCCCGCGGCGGTGCTCACCCGGGAGTTCGCCCGGACGGTCGGCACCGGGGCCGACCCGGAGACCACCGCCGCCGAGCTGTGCGCGGTGTTCGTTCCCGGCTGGGCCGCCGCGGCCGCCGTCGAGGTGCGCGCCGCGTTCGTCGGGGAGGACGGCGCCCCCGACGGCTGGACGCCGGACGGCCTGCTGCTGCACCGCCTCGGCACGGCCGGGGCCGCGGGGGAGGACCGCGCCCGGGTGGTGGTCCCCCGCGTACAGGCCGAACGGATCCTCCGGGAGGGTGCGCCGGTGCACGCCGAATCGCCCGAAGGCCCGGTGCTGGCACTGCCGTTGGCCGTCCGGGGCGAGGTGTTCGGCGTGCTCCGGCTGTTCGGCGGCGCGGGCGGCGACGGGGGCCGGGCGGCGTACGGGCGGGCCGAGGCCGAACTGCTGGCCGGCCTGGCCGAGCGCGGGGCGCTGCTGCTGGACAGCGCCCGGATGCACCGGGCCGAGGCCCGGCTGGCGCGGGCGCTGCAGCGCTCGATGATCCCCGACACCCTGCCGGGCACGCCCTGGGCGCGGCCGGCACACCGCTTCCGCCCCGGCGGGCACCGGGGCGGGGCCGGTGGCGACTGGGTCGACGCCGTCCCGCTGCACGGCAACCGGATCGCCCTGGTGGTCGGCGCCGTACTGGGCCACGGCCTGCCCGCCGTCCAGGCGATGAGCCGGCTGCGGGCCGGGGTGCAGGCCTTCACCCTGCTGGACGTGCCCCCCGCCCGGCTGCTGCGGCACCTGGACGACCTGGCCCAGCGGCTCGGCGACGACCACCTCGCCACCTGCCTGTACGCGGTCTACGACCCGGTCGCCCGCACCTGCGAACTCGCCTCGGCCGGGCACCTGCCGCCCGTCCTGCTGCACCCCGGCGGCGGCAGCACGGAGGTCGCCCTGCCCGCGAACGCCCCGATCGGCGTCGGCGGCGTCCCGTTCGCCGCCCGCACCATCGAGGTCCCGGACGGCTCCGTGCTGGTGCTGTGCAGCGGCAACCGGGTCGAACTGGCCGACCACTGCGCCGGGTTGACCGGATCGGGGTGGCTGCCGGAGCAGGTGTGCGACTTCGTGCTCGAGGCACCGGGCGCGGTGGAGCGCCGGGACGACCTCGCGGTGCTGGCCGCCGCGTTCGACGGCGCGCCCCGGGCGGAGGAGGAGCGCTACGAGATCCTGCCCCGGCCGGTGGAGGTGCCGCTGCTCCGCCGGCTGGTGCGCCGGCAGCTCGCGGCCTGGGGGCTGGGCTCCATCGCCGACACCGCCACCCTGCTGGTCGGCGAACTGGCCACCGACGCGGTCGCGGCGGCGGAGGAGACGATCGGGCTGCGGCTGGTGTGGACCGACCGGCTGCTGGTCGAGATCACCGACGACCAGCGCGAACTGCCCGCCCTGGCGGAGGTGGACCCGCTCGCGGAGGAAGGGGCCGGCCGGGGCCTGCTGCTGCTGAGCAGGCTCGCCGACCGGTGGGGCGCCGAACGCAGCGCCTACGGCCGGAAGGTCTGGTTCGAGCTGTCGCCGCTGCGCGGCTAG
- a CDS encoding RidA family protein translates to MTDITRIDPAELHPTSGYAHITVVEAGRTAHLAGQCPLDADEKLVGAGDLDAQIDQVVANSLTALAAIGIGPERVVRSVVYVVSDRSEVLAGAWDRLAASPLAPALSTASTLLGVAALGYTGQLVEIDLTAALPG, encoded by the coding sequence ATGACCGACATCACGCGCATCGACCCGGCGGAACTCCACCCCACCTCCGGCTACGCGCACATCACGGTGGTGGAGGCCGGGCGCACCGCGCACCTGGCCGGGCAGTGCCCGCTGGACGCGGACGAGAAGCTGGTCGGCGCGGGAGACCTGGACGCCCAGATCGACCAGGTGGTGGCCAACTCCCTGACCGCGCTGGCCGCGATCGGCATCGGGCCGGAGCGGGTGGTCCGCTCGGTCGTCTACGTGGTCAGCGACCGCAGCGAGGTCCTCGCCGGCGCCTGGGACCGGCTGGCCGCCTCCCCGCTCGCCCCCGCCCTCAGCACCGCCTCCACCCTGCTCGGCGTCGCCGCCCTCGGCTACACCGGCCAGTTGGTCGAGATCGACCTGACGGCGGCGCTGCCGGGCTGA
- a CDS encoding GntR family transcriptional regulator produces MALDQDRAAGSLYRKVAADLREAITSGSFGEAGRLPAEGALAEQYGVSRGTVRQALAMLRADGLVTSRRGTRRVVLGSARVQSFSELLSFTHWARSMGEEPGGRLESLIRRPADAAEREQLRLEPGTEVYVTLRLRTLSGTPVMVERTVYPPRVGEVVAQLPPDVVSHTEPLREHGILFTDADHTIDVVAANADDARLLSCRRGSPLLREKRRTTDPTGTPVEWSQDRYLPGTVAFSIHNSLASSALSRHARDDD; encoded by the coding sequence GTGGCACTCGACCAGGACCGCGCCGCCGGCTCGCTCTACCGCAAGGTGGCCGCCGACCTGCGCGAAGCGATCACCTCCGGCTCGTTCGGCGAAGCCGGACGCCTGCCGGCGGAGGGCGCCCTCGCCGAGCAGTACGGCGTCTCCCGCGGCACCGTCCGCCAGGCCCTCGCCATGCTGCGCGCCGACGGGCTGGTCACCTCCCGTCGCGGCACCCGCCGGGTCGTCCTCGGCAGCGCCCGCGTCCAGTCCTTCTCCGAGCTGCTCTCCTTCACCCACTGGGCCCGCTCGATGGGCGAGGAGCCCGGCGGCCGGCTCGAATCGCTGATCCGCCGCCCCGCCGACGCCGCCGAACGCGAGCAGCTGCGCCTCGAACCCGGCACCGAGGTCTACGTGACGCTCCGCCTGCGCACCCTCTCCGGCACCCCCGTCATGGTCGAGCGCACCGTCTACCCGCCCCGGGTCGGCGAGGTGGTCGCCCAGCTCCCGCCCGACGTGGTCTCGCACACCGAACCCCTGCGCGAGCACGGCATCCTGTTCACCGACGCCGACCACACCATCGACGTGGTCGCCGCCAACGCGGACGACGCCCGCCTGCTCTCCTGCCGCCGCGGCAGCCCGCTGCTGCGCGAGAAGCGCCGCACCACCGACCCCACCGGCACCCCCGTCGAGTGGTCCCAGGACCGCTACCTGCCCGGCACCGTCGCCTTCTCCATCCACAACTCGCTGGCGTCCTCGGCCCTTTCGCGGCACGCCCGGGACGACGACTGA
- a CDS encoding ABC transporter substrate-binding protein, producing the protein MTVHRHRAAALAAVLTAAALSLSACGSAGSTAKSGDAAKGGAKDARTATSLADFGGMDGLVAAAKKEGKLHVITLPRDWANYGKLMDDFKAKYGIEIEDENPDGSSQDEINAVKSRKGQDRAPDTLDLGSAFALSAAKEGILAPYKVAGFDKVPATMKDPNGLQVNDYGGYVSIGCDAKKVAVCPKTFADLLKPEYKGQVALNGNPTKSGSAFGGVYAAALANGGSLDNIQPGIDFFAKLKQSGNFNPVESTPATVEKGETPISIDWSYLNAGYTDEFKGKGVDWQVAVPTDGSYAQYYSQAINKDAPHPAAARLWIEYLYSAEGQNGFLGGYATPALFDAMKADGTLDATAAAKLPVVEKPFTTFPSPEQVDAAKKVVTDNWAKAIAG; encoded by the coding sequence GTGACCGTGCACCGCCACCGCGCCGCCGCCCTCGCGGCCGTGCTGACCGCTGCCGCGCTCTCCCTCTCCGCCTGCGGCTCCGCCGGCTCGACCGCCAAGTCCGGCGACGCCGCGAAGGGAGGCGCCAAGGACGCGAGGACCGCGACCTCGCTGGCCGACTTCGGCGGCATGGACGGCCTGGTGGCCGCCGCGAAGAAGGAGGGCAAGCTGCACGTCATCACCCTCCCGCGCGACTGGGCCAACTACGGCAAGCTGATGGACGACTTCAAGGCGAAGTACGGCATCGAGATCGAGGACGAGAACCCGGACGGCTCCAGCCAGGACGAGATCAACGCGGTCAAGTCCCGCAAGGGCCAGGACCGCGCCCCCGACACCCTGGACCTCGGCTCGGCGTTCGCGCTCTCCGCCGCCAAGGAGGGCATCCTCGCCCCCTACAAGGTGGCCGGCTTCGACAAGGTCCCCGCCACCATGAAGGACCCGAACGGCCTCCAGGTCAACGACTACGGCGGCTACGTCTCGATCGGCTGCGACGCCAAGAAGGTCGCGGTCTGCCCGAAGACCTTCGCCGACCTGCTCAAGCCGGAGTACAAGGGCCAGGTCGCCCTGAACGGCAACCCGACCAAGTCCGGTTCGGCGTTCGGCGGCGTGTACGCGGCCGCGCTGGCCAACGGCGGCTCGCTGGACAACATCCAGCCCGGCATCGACTTCTTCGCCAAGCTGAAGCAGTCCGGCAACTTCAACCCGGTCGAGTCCACCCCGGCCACCGTCGAGAAGGGCGAGACCCCGATCTCGATCGACTGGTCGTACCTGAACGCCGGCTACACCGACGAGTTCAAGGGCAAGGGCGTCGACTGGCAGGTCGCCGTCCCCACCGACGGCTCCTACGCCCAGTACTACAGCCAGGCCATCAACAAGGACGCCCCGCACCCGGCGGCCGCCCGCCTGTGGATCGAGTACCTGTACTCGGCCGAGGGCCAGAACGGCTTCCTGGGCGGCTACGCCACCCCGGCGCTGTTCGACGCGATGAAGGCGGACGGCACCCTGGACGCCACCGCCGCGGCCAAGCTGCCGGTCGTCGAGAAGCCCTTCACCACCTTCCCCAGCCCGGAGCAGGTCGACGCGGCCAAGAAGGTCGTGACCGACAACTGGGCCAAGGCCATCGCGGGCTGA
- a CDS encoding ABC transporter permease yields MTTAPTPVPAPAAADPSGGPGAPGAATASPAPRPARRRPRGGAWLATVPLLAFFLVGFGLPAVAIVTGAFTVSGDAETGAGSFTTANLTDSVQGAYWTALLSSVKLSALTALIGTVLGVPIAQAVLTSRFRLLREAVLTASGVLANFGGLPLAFAFVATLGNAGEVTRMFHLTDHGWSLYSFSGLTVTYLYFLVPLMVLTITPALEGLRVQWREAAQNNRATALQYWRHVALPILFPSLLGGFVLLFGSAFAAYATAAAMVGATVPLISRQIADALSGNVLVGQGNLALALSLDMIIVAVLVMAVYLPLQRRSARWLS; encoded by the coding sequence ATGACCACGGCTCCCACCCCGGTGCCGGCCCCGGCCGCCGCTGACCCCAGCGGCGGCCCGGGGGCTCCCGGCGCCGCCACCGCGTCCCCCGCCCCGCGCCCCGCCCGGCGCCGCCCGCGCGGCGGTGCCTGGCTGGCCACCGTGCCGCTGCTGGCCTTCTTCCTGGTCGGCTTCGGCCTGCCCGCCGTCGCCATCGTCACCGGGGCGTTCACCGTCTCCGGCGACGCGGAGACCGGCGCCGGCTCCTTCACCACCGCCAATCTCACCGACTCGGTGCAGGGCGCGTACTGGACGGCGCTGCTCTCCAGCGTGAAGCTGTCCGCGCTGACCGCGCTGATCGGCACCGTGCTCGGCGTCCCGATCGCCCAGGCCGTGCTGACCTCCCGGTTCCGGCTGCTGCGCGAGGCGGTGCTGACCGCCTCCGGCGTGCTCGCCAACTTCGGCGGCCTGCCGCTGGCGTTCGCCTTCGTCGCCACCCTGGGCAACGCGGGCGAGGTCACCAGGATGTTCCACCTGACCGACCACGGCTGGTCGCTGTACAGCTTCTCCGGCCTGACCGTCACCTACCTGTACTTCCTGGTGCCGCTGATGGTGCTCACCATCACCCCCGCGCTGGAGGGCCTGCGGGTCCAGTGGCGCGAGGCCGCCCAGAACAACCGGGCCACCGCCCTGCAGTACTGGCGGCACGTCGCGCTGCCGATCCTGTTCCCCTCGCTGCTCGGCGGCTTCGTGCTGCTGTTCGGCTCCGCGTTCGCCGCGTACGCCACCGCCGCCGCGATGGTCGGCGCGACCGTCCCGCTGATCAGCCGTCAGATCGCCGACGCGCTCTCCGGCAACGTGCTGGTCGGCCAGGGCAACCTGGCGCTGGCGCTCAGCCTGGACATGATCATCGTGGCCGTCCTGGTGATGGCCGTCTACCTGCCCCTCCAGCGCCGGAGTGCCCGATGGCTCAGCTGA